A region of Candidatus Terasakiella magnetica DNA encodes the following proteins:
- the proS gene encoding proline--tRNA ligase, translating into MRLSQYFLPTLKENPSEAQIVSHRLMLRAGMIRQSSAGIYNWLPLGLRVLRKIEQIVREEQDLAGCQEVLMPTIQPSELWQKSGRYDDYGKEMLRITDRHGRDMLYGPTNEEAITDVVKMECQSYKDMPKMLYHIQWKFRDEVRPRFGIMRGREFLMKDSYSFDIDYESSKAAYNKMFVAYLRTFNRLGVKAIPMRADTGPIGGDLSHEFLVLADTGESGVFVHKDVLDFDIPGDDVDYNEDLQPIVDKWTSLYAATDEKHEEGVEAELGDDLLAARGIEVGHIFHFGTKYSKPMGATVTDQNGTEIDLQMGSYGIGVSRLIGAIIEASHDDDGIIWPESVAPFTVGIINLKTGDETCDETCDRLYKELNAAGVETLIDDTAERAGGKFKNMDLIGIPWHVVIGPRGLKNGVAEVKNRKSGEKQEIAITDLVAHFSK; encoded by the coding sequence ATGCGCCTTTCGCAATATTTCCTACCGACCCTAAAAGAAAACCCATCTGAAGCACAAATTGTTTCCCACCGTTTGATGCTGCGCGCGGGCATGATCCGCCAATCATCTGCGGGTATTTATAACTGGCTGCCATTGGGCTTGCGCGTCTTGCGTAAGATCGAACAAATCGTTCGTGAAGAACAGGACTTGGCTGGCTGTCAAGAAGTCTTGATGCCAACAATTCAACCATCAGAGCTGTGGCAGAAAAGTGGTCGTTATGATGATTACGGTAAAGAAATGCTGCGCATCACTGACCGCCACGGTCGTGACATGCTTTATGGCCCAACAAACGAAGAAGCCATCACTGATGTGGTGAAAATGGAATGTCAGTCTTACAAAGACATGCCAAAGATGCTCTATCACATCCAATGGAAATTCCGCGATGAGGTACGCCCGCGTTTTGGTATTATGCGTGGTCGTGAATTCCTCATGAAAGACAGCTACTCTTTTGATATTGATTACGAATCTTCAAAAGCAGCTTATAATAAAATGTTCGTGGCTTACCTGCGCACGTTCAACCGTTTGGGCGTAAAAGCTATTCCTATGCGTGCTGATACAGGGCCTATTGGCGGTGATCTTTCACATGAATTCCTCGTTCTAGCTGATACTGGCGAGTCTGGTGTGTTTGTTCACAAAGACGTTCTAGATTTTGATATCCCGGGCGATGATGTGGATTATAACGAAGACCTTCAGCCTATCGTTGATAAATGGACATCACTTTACGCCGCAACAGATGAGAAACACGAAGAAGGCGTTGAAGCCGAGCTTGGTGATGATCTTTTAGCTGCACGTGGTATTGAAGTTGGTCACATCTTCCATTTCGGCACAAAATATTCAAAACCAATGGGCGCGACAGTTACAGACCAAAATGGTACTGAAATTGACCTGCAAATGGGCTCATACGGTATTGGTGTTTCGCGTCTGATCGGTGCAATCATTGAAGCCAGCCATGATGATGACGGTATCATCTGGCCTGAAAGTGTTGCCCCATTCACCGTGGGTATCATCAACTTGAAAACAGGCGATGAAACATGTGATGAGACCTGTGATAGGCTTTATAAAGAGCTCAACGCAGCAGGTGTTGAAACCTTGATTGATGATACAGCCGAGCGTGCTGGTGGTAAGTTCAAGAATATGGACCTGATCGGTATTCCTTGGCATGTGGTTATTGGTCCACGTGGTCTTAAAAACGGTGTTGCGGAAGTTAAAAACCGCAAGTCTGGTGAAAAACAAGAAATCGCAATCACCGATCTGGTTGCTCATTTCTCAAAATAA
- a CDS encoding biotin--[acetyl-CoA-carboxylase] ligase — translation MKQSNIFDLKKPSAFSLAAFESVDSTNDELRRRAVAGCLPNTVVCALEQTKGRGRRGRTWVSEPGNLFCSILQKPNVILAEASKASFVSALAIYDAISEAVEGFDCDVTCKWPNDVLVDGYKVSGILLESQVIPQSNELDWLIVGIGINLAHAPAETPYPCGYINAYREKAITPPEMLEILLKHFQLWFERWESLGFTAIRNAWLDRAKGVGEEITVNLSDEQLRGTFETLDAEGALVLRTKDGQRLITAGDVFFD, via the coding sequence ATGAAGCAGTCAAATATATTTGATCTTAAAAAGCCGTCGGCGTTTTCGCTGGCGGCTTTTGAGTCTGTTGATAGCACCAATGACGAGTTACGCCGTCGCGCTGTTGCAGGTTGCCTTCCCAACACTGTTGTTTGCGCGCTTGAGCAAACAAAGGGCAGGGGCAGGCGAGGTCGCACATGGGTAAGTGAACCGGGAAATCTCTTTTGTTCCATCTTACAAAAGCCAAATGTCATACTCGCTGAAGCCTCAAAGGCAAGTTTTGTCAGTGCGCTTGCCATTTACGATGCCATTAGTGAAGCCGTTGAAGGCTTTGATTGTGATGTGACGTGTAAATGGCCTAATGATGTGTTGGTTGATGGCTATAAAGTCAGTGGTATTTTGCTTGAGTCACAGGTAATTCCTCAATCAAATGAACTTGATTGGCTGATTGTTGGAATCGGCATAAATTTGGCGCATGCACCGGCTGAGACACCTTATCCATGTGGGTATATCAATGCCTATCGTGAAAAAGCCATCACACCACCTGAGATGTTGGAAATCCTTCTCAAACACTTCCAACTTTGGTTTGAACGCTGGGAAAGCCTTGGTTTTACTGCCATTCGTAATGCTTGGTTGGATCGTGCCAAAGGGGTTGGTGAAGAAATCACGGTTAATTTAAGTGATGAGCAGTTGCGCGGGACCTTTGAAACCCTTGACGCTGAGGGCGCGCTTGTCCTACGAACCAAGGATGGACAGCGTTTAATAACCGCTGGCGATGTATTCTTCGACTAA
- a CDS encoding lipoprotein-releasing ABC transporter permease subunit: MMFKAFEWMMAARYLRARRREGFVSVIAWFSLLGIALGVATLIIVMSVMNGFREELLSRILGINGHINVYGHNRVIPNYNSLSEELAKIDGVKSVTPMIEGQVMATGKGASSGAMVRGLSGADFKKRDLLFNSVKAGSIKLFEAGEGVIIGSRLASKLGLWVGDRITLISPKGNVTAFGTVPRMRSFIIAATFDIGMYEYDSSFVFMPLKAAQTYFRIPGVNYLEVLTPSASQAESVSYDIRLELGRKGLNPVDWKRTNSSFFNALQVERNVMFMILTLIIIVAAFNIISGLIMLVKDKGKDIAILRTMGASRGSIMRIFLIAGASVGVFGTVLGFILGLAFSENIETIRQWIEGLSGTELFAAEIYFLSKLPAIVDYSEVTLVVGMGLGLSFLATLYPSWRAARLDPVEALRYE, encoded by the coding sequence ATAATGTTCAAAGCGTTTGAATGGATGATGGCGGCGCGCTACCTGCGAGCAAGACGCCGTGAAGGCTTTGTGTCCGTCATTGCATGGTTTTCCCTGCTCGGTATTGCCCTTGGTGTGGCAACCCTGATCATCGTCATGTCAGTGATGAATGGCTTTCGTGAAGAGCTTTTAAGCCGCATTTTGGGGATCAATGGCCATATCAATGTCTATGGTCATAACCGCGTTATCCCCAACTATAATTCATTGTCTGAAGAGCTTGCCAAAATTGACGGGGTGAAAAGCGTTACCCCCATGATTGAAGGCCAAGTCATGGCAACGGGTAAAGGGGCTTCAAGCGGGGCCATGGTGCGGGGGTTAAGCGGTGCTGATTTTAAAAAGCGTGATCTGCTTTTTAACAGTGTGAAAGCAGGCTCCATAAAACTGTTTGAAGCAGGCGAGGGGGTTATTATCGGCTCGCGCCTTGCCTCTAAGCTGGGCTTATGGGTGGGCGATCGTATAACTTTAATTTCACCTAAAGGAAATGTCACAGCCTTTGGCACCGTGCCACGAATGCGCAGTTTTATCATCGCTGCCACGTTTGATATTGGCATGTATGAGTATGATTCAAGCTTTGTCTTCATGCCCCTAAAAGCTGCTCAAACCTATTTTAGAATTCCCGGTGTGAACTACCTTGAAGTCCTCACCCCAAGTGCAAGCCAAGCTGAAAGTGTGTCTTATGACATTCGACTTGAACTTGGTCGAAAGGGTCTAAACCCTGTTGATTGGAAGCGTACTAATTCAAGCTTTTTCAATGCCTTACAGGTCGAACGTAATGTAATGTTTATGATCTTAACCTTGATCATTATTGTGGCTGCTTTCAATATTATCTCTGGCCTGATCATGCTTGTAAAAGACAAGGGAAAAGACATTGCGATCTTGCGCACCATGGGGGCAAGCCGGGGAAGTATCATGCGGATTTTCCTTATTGCCGGGGCAAGTGTTGGGGTGTTTGGCACTGTGCTTGGTTTTATCCTAGGCTTGGCTTTTTCTGAAAATATTGAAACCATACGGCAATGGATTGAAGGTTTAAGCGGCACAGAATTGTTTGCAGCTGAGATTTATTTCCTCTCAAAACTTCCCGCCATTGTTGATTATAGTGAAGTCACGCTGGTTGTCGGCATGGGGCTTGGCTTATCGTTCCTTGCCACATTGTATCCGTCATGGCGTGCAGCCCGTCTAGACCCTGTTGAGGCACTTCGTTATGAGTAA
- a CDS encoding DUF1538 domain-containing protein: MNPGIKRFIGLFVGALRDLAPIILVIAFFQIIVLQQPFPNLDKVIPGLFLVVMGLAFFIQGLEMGLFPLGESMANAFARKGSVIAILAFAFALGFGTTIAEPALIAVAAEAAEIAAKGGQIPLNAEAQSTYANQLRIVVALSVGSAIVLGVFRILKGWPIQYFIIGGYVLVIIITKFAPPEIVGIAYDSGGVTTSTVTVPLVTALGVGLSSTIRGRNPMIDGFGLIAFASLTPMIFVLLFGMVM; encoded by the coding sequence ATGAATCCCGGTATTAAAAGATTTATTGGCCTGTTTGTTGGAGCCCTGCGTGATCTGGCACCGATCATCCTTGTGATCGCCTTTTTCCAGATTATTGTTCTGCAACAACCCTTCCCCAATTTGGATAAAGTCATCCCCGGCCTGTTTTTGGTCGTGATGGGATTGGCCTTCTTTATTCAAGGTCTGGAGATGGGGCTGTTTCCCCTTGGCGAAAGCATGGCAAATGCCTTTGCCAGAAAAGGTAGCGTGATTGCGATTTTGGCTTTTGCCTTTGCCTTGGGCTTTGGCACAACCATTGCCGAACCTGCCTTGATTGCGGTTGCCGCAGAAGCAGCTGAAATTGCAGCCAAAGGCGGGCAGATCCCGCTAAATGCAGAAGCCCAATCCACCTATGCCAACCAGTTGCGCATCGTGGTGGCCCTTTCTGTGGGCTCCGCCATTGTATTAGGTGTCTTTCGTATCTTAAAAGGCTGGCCGATCCAGTATTTCATCATTGGTGGTTACGTCCTCGTCATCATCATTACAAAATTTGCACCGCCTGAGATTGTGGGTATTGCTTATGATAGTGGTGGGGTGACAACATCAACCGTGACGGTACCTTTGGTGACCGCATTGGGTGTGGGCCTATCTTCTACCATCCGTGGACGTAACCCGATGATTGATGGCTTTGGTCTTATCGCCTTTGCCAGCTTGACGCCGATGATCTTTGTCCTTCTCTTTGGTATGGTGATGTAA
- a CDS encoding DNA-3-methyladenine glycosylase I: MNWYCDVAPGHEFHGPYHESEYGFPLSEDHKLFERLCLEIMQAGLSWLIILKKKDAFIKAFEQFHIDKVAAYGEIERERLLSDASIIRNKLKINAIIHNAGVIQNLQKEHGSFANWIKSHHPKPKAEWVKLFKKTFKFTGGEITGEFLMSTGYLPGTHREDCPIYKRLEKTNPPWMQVDQSIYKEG; this comes from the coding sequence ATGAACTGGTATTGTGACGTCGCCCCCGGTCATGAATTTCATGGGCCTTATCATGAAAGTGAATATGGCTTTCCTTTAAGTGAGGACCACAAATTATTTGAACGCTTATGTCTTGAGATCATGCAAGCGGGTCTTTCATGGCTGATCATCCTTAAGAAGAAAGACGCCTTTATCAAAGCTTTTGAACAGTTTCATATTGATAAAGTCGCTGCCTACGGTGAGATTGAGCGCGAAAGACTGCTGAGTGATGCCAGCATTATTCGCAATAAGCTCAAGATCAATGCCATCATCCATAATGCAGGCGTGATCCAAAATCTTCAAAAAGAACATGGCAGCTTTGCAAACTGGATTAAAAGCCATCATCCAAAACCCAAAGCTGAATGGGTTAAGCTTTTTAAAAAGACGTTTAAATTTACCGGTGGGGAAATTACGGGTGAATTTTTAATGAGTACTGGATATTTACCCGGCACACACCGTGAAGACTGTCCTATCTATAAAAGGCTTGAGAAAACCAACCCACCTTGGATGCAGGTTGACCAATCAATTTATAAAGAAGGCTAG
- the mce gene encoding methylmalonyl-CoA epimerase: protein MIGRLNHIAIAVPDLEAATKTYASTLGAKVNPPQDEPDHGVTVVFVELPNTKVELLYPLGENSPIAGFLEKNPAGGIHHICYEVDDIIEARDKLKAEGARVLGNGEPKIGAHGNPVLFLHPKDFNGALVELEQA, encoded by the coding sequence ATGATTGGACGCTTGAACCATATCGCTATTGCTGTTCCTGATCTGGAAGCGGCAACAAAAACATATGCATCCACTTTGGGTGCAAAGGTAAACCCACCACAAGACGAGCCTGATCACGGTGTAACAGTTGTTTTTGTTGAATTACCAAACACGAAGGTTGAGCTGCTCTACCCATTGGGTGAGAACTCTCCAATTGCAGGTTTCCTTGAGAAAAACCCAGCTGGTGGCATTCACCATATTTGTTACGAAGTTGATGACATCATTGAAGCCCGTGATAAGTTAAAAGCTGAAGGCGCACGCGTTCTTGGTAATGGGGAGCCAAAAATCGGCGCCCATGGCAATCCGGTTCTCTTCTTGCACCCAAAAGATTTCAACGGTGCGTTGGTTGAGCTAGAACAAGCTTAA
- a CDS encoding ribonuclease J: protein MTKKELIFVPLGGAGEIGMNLNLYGYGKPEEEDWLIVDYGITFGDDTTPGIDVILPDPTFIEQRKDKIKGMVITHAHEDHIGALAYMWDRVQCPVYCTPFTATLARGKLKEAGFGHLDIVHEIPLGGTFNLDPFEVEFITFTHSILEPNALAIRTAEGTVVHTGDWKLDDGPVIGRTTDVDRLSQIGKEGVLALICDSTNVFSTGKTGSEEDLEGSLTELIGSYKTGKVCVTCFASNLARLHTIAVAAKENGRQIVVSGRSFSKMMEAAHANGYMMDTPDFLSEDEARHIPDDELLVICTGSQGEPRAALARIASGQHKNISLGDGDVVIFSSRTIPGNEKSIYRIQNELARKGIEIVTSHDHFVHVSGHPAQDELRELFRRVQPQIAVPVHGEFRHLQAHAALAEDCGVKKAFVIENGNVVKLEKDMPCIIDEVETGRLAWEGRRAVPMNSEVVQTRKRALFNGSCVVSVAVDGEGKILSEPIITTEGLLDPDGDDDLWDQLFDIIYNTVDSMPKRDRKDDAVLEENLRLNARRWFRKTFGKRAITHIHLLRV, encoded by the coding sequence ATGACCAAAAAAGAACTAATCTTTGTTCCGCTCGGTGGAGCAGGGGAAATCGGCATGAACCTCAACCTCTATGGCTATGGTAAGCCTGAAGAGGAAGATTGGCTGATCGTCGATTACGGTATTACGTTTGGCGATGATACAACACCGGGTATTGATGTTATCCTGCCTGACCCAACCTTTATTGAACAGCGCAAAGACAAAATTAAAGGTATGGTCATCACCCATGCCCATGAAGATCATATCGGAGCCTTGGCCTATATGTGGGACCGTGTGCAATGCCCAGTTTATTGCACACCTTTTACCGCGACACTTGCGCGTGGCAAGTTAAAAGAAGCAGGTTTTGGTCATCTTGATATCGTTCATGAAATTCCTTTAGGTGGCACTTTTAATCTCGATCCATTTGAAGTTGAATTTATCACCTTTACCCATTCTATCTTGGAGCCCAACGCCCTTGCCATTCGCACAGCTGAAGGCACCGTTGTTCATACAGGGGATTGGAAGCTTGATGATGGTCCGGTCATTGGGCGCACAACAGATGTTGATCGCCTCTCCCAAATTGGTAAAGAAGGTGTCCTTGCCCTTATTTGCGATTCAACAAATGTCTTTTCCACAGGAAAAACAGGATCAGAAGAAGACCTTGAAGGCAGCCTTACTGAATTAATAGGCAGCTATAAAACAGGCAAAGTCTGTGTGACTTGTTTTGCCTCAAACCTTGCGCGCCTTCATACTATTGCTGTTGCTGCAAAAGAAAATGGTCGCCAAATCGTTGTCTCTGGGCGGTCATTCTCAAAAATGATGGAAGCTGCGCACGCCAATGGTTACATGATGGACACGCCTGATTTCTTATCCGAAGACGAAGCCCGTCATATTCCGGATGATGAACTGCTTGTCATTTGTACGGGGTCCCAAGGTGAACCGCGTGCAGCACTTGCGCGCATTGCCAGTGGTCAGCATAAAAACATCTCCCTTGGTGATGGCGATGTCGTGATTTTCTCTTCACGCACCATTCCGGGCAATGAGAAATCAATTTACCGCATTCAAAACGAGCTTGCGCGCAAAGGCATTGAGATTGTGACGTCACATGATCATTTCGTTCATGTCTCAGGTCACCCGGCACAAGACGAGCTGCGTGAATTATTCCGCCGCGTACAGCCGCAAATCGCCGTGCCTGTGCATGGTGAGTTTCGCCACCTTCAGGCCCATGCGGCATTGGCTGAAGACTGCGGTGTGAAAAAAGCTTTCGTCATTGAAAATGGTAATGTGGTCAAGCTTGAAAAAGATATGCCCTGCATTATTGATGAAGTGGAAACAGGCCGTCTGGCATGGGAAGGTCGCCGCGCTGTGCCCATGAATTCAGAAGTTGTCCAGACGCGTAAACGCGCACTGTTTAATGGCTCTTGTGTTGTTTCTGTTGCGGTAGATGGCGAGGGTAAAATCCTCTCTGAGCCCATCATCACAACGGAAGGCCTGCTTGACCCAGATGGGGATGATGACCTTTGGGATCAGCTGTTTGATATTATTTATAATACGGTTGACTCTATGCCCAAACGCGATCGAAAAGACGATGCGGTGCTAGAGGAAAACTTACGCTTAAATGCACGCCGCTGGTTTAGAAAAACCTTTGGCAAACGTGCAATAACCCATATCCATTTGTTAAGAGTTTAA
- a CDS encoding DUF1538 domain-containing protein — MLEWIINISEAAISTCRDIAPIIAILLGFQFLVIRKKIPNFKKILIGFFYVLIGLTLFLVGLEQALFPLGESMATQLSDPEFLGANGDPSSLTWQDYYWVYIFAAAIGFATTVAEPSLIAVAIKAEEISGGNISAWGLRGAVAIGVAVGVSLGTFRIVTGTPLPDYIMVGYIIVIIQTFFAAKTIIPLAYDSGGVTTSTVTVPVVAALGLGLASTVPGRSPLLDGFGLIAFASVFPIMSVLAYALIAEAIAKKGKKAEGTDESSSGSEV; from the coding sequence ATGCTTGAATGGATCATCAACATATCAGAAGCAGCGATTTCGACTTGTCGTGATATCGCACCGATCATCGCTATTTTGCTTGGTTTCCAGTTTTTGGTTATCCGCAAGAAAATACCGAATTTTAAGAAAATCCTGATTGGTTTTTTCTATGTTTTAATCGGCTTGACCCTTTTCTTGGTTGGCTTAGAACAAGCCCTCTTCCCCCTTGGGGAATCAATGGCAACCCAACTGTCAGACCCTGAATTCCTTGGTGCAAATGGGGACCCATCCTCACTGACATGGCAGGATTATTACTGGGTTTACATTTTCGCAGCAGCTATTGGTTTTGCAACAACCGTTGCTGAGCCTTCCTTGATTGCCGTTGCCATTAAAGCAGAAGAAATTTCAGGTGGAAATATTAGCGCGTGGGGATTGCGCGGCGCTGTTGCCATTGGTGTTGCCGTTGGCGTGTCTTTGGGAACTTTCCGGATTGTAACAGGCACGCCCCTTCCCGATTATATTATGGTCGGTTACATAATCGTCATCATTCAAACATTTTTTGCAGCTAAAACTATTATACCACTGGCTTATGACAGTGGCGGGGTGACCACCTCAACGGTAACAGTACCTGTTGTGGCAGCCCTTGGTCTTGGTTTGGCATCAACCGTGCCCGGGCGTAGCCCCTTATTGGACGGTTTCGGTCTGATTGCCTTTGCAAGTGTCTTTCCAATTATGTCCGTACTGGCATATGCCCTGATCGCTGAAGCGATTGCAAAAAAGGGTAAAAAAGCAGAAGGTACGGATGAGTCTTCATCAGGGAGTGAAGTATGA
- a CDS encoding type III pantothenate kinase, which produces MLLAIDSGNTNTVFSVFDDDGKVRGEWRSSTNANRTADEFAVWLSQLMSFEGINAKDIDAAIIATVVPAMLFNLQSLCRKYYKIEPIVVGDPNVDLGIEIYLDRPEEVGADRLVNAIAAHDVYDGPLIVIDFGTATTFDVVDIDGNYCGGAIAPGINLSLEALHMHAAKLPRVAIGRPEKAIGKGTTTAMQSGIFWGYIGMIEGLTQRMKDEFGSEMTVIATGGLSALFAKSTSVIQYSDPDLTLRGLLTIYKRNQNV; this is translated from the coding sequence ATGCTTTTGGCAATTGATTCAGGCAATACAAACACCGTTTTTTCCGTGTTTGATGATGATGGTAAAGTGCGCGGTGAATGGCGCAGTTCCACAAATGCCAACCGCACAGCAGACGAATTTGCCGTCTGGTTATCTCAATTGATGTCTTTTGAGGGCATTAATGCAAAAGATATTGATGCCGCCATCATTGCAACGGTTGTCCCCGCCATGCTCTTTAACCTGCAATCATTATGCAGAAAATATTACAAGATTGAACCCATCGTTGTGGGTGATCCCAATGTGGATCTTGGTATTGAAATTTATCTGGACCGTCCCGAAGAAGTTGGGGCTGACCGCCTTGTTAATGCCATTGCCGCCCATGATGTTTATGACGGCCCGCTCATCGTCATTGATTTTGGTACGGCCACCACATTTGATGTGGTTGATATTGACGGCAATTATTGTGGCGGTGCGATTGCACCGGGGATTAACCTATCTCTTGAAGCTTTGCATATGCATGCGGCTAAACTTCCACGTGTTGCCATTGGTCGACCTGAAAAAGCCATCGGTAAAGGCACGACAACAGCCATGCAATCTGGTATCTTCTGGGGCTATATCGGTATGATTGAAGGGCTGACCCAACGAATGAAAGATGAATTTGGCTCTGAAATGACGGTGATTGCCACAGGCGGGCTTTCCGCACTTTTTGCCAAATCAACCAGCGTCATCCAATATAGCGACCCTGACCTGACACTGCGCGGCCTTCTGACAATTTATAAAAGAAATCAAAACGTATGA
- a CDS encoding CBS domain-containing protein, with amino-acid sequence MTENSFIRVSDVMSPNVKTIGRVATIAEAIEMIKEEKVSSLIVERHDEGDEFGMLTIRDIAREVVATDRPAGRTSVYEVMRKPVMTVPAEMNIKYAVRLLVRFSLSRAVVIDHDRNPVGIVTLRDMVLGYSE; translated from the coding sequence ATGACTGAGAACTCCTTTATCCGCGTCAGCGACGTTATGAGCCCGAATGTGAAAACAATCGGCCGTGTAGCTACAATTGCTGAAGCGATTGAAATGATCAAAGAAGAAAAAGTAAGCTCTTTGATCGTTGAGCGTCATGACGAGGGCGATGAATTTGGCATGCTGACCATTCGCGACATTGCACGCGAAGTTGTGGCAACCGACCGCCCTGCGGGTCGCACAAGTGTTTATGAAGTGATGCGCAAACCCGTTATGACGGTTCCCGCAGAAATGAACATCAAATATGCCGTGCGCTTGCTCGTGCGTTTCAGCCTGTCACGCGCAGTTGTGATTGATCATGATCGCAACCCTGTAGGTATCGTGACATTGCGCGATATGGTTCTTGGTTATTCTGAATAA
- a CDS encoding P-II family nitrogen regulator, with protein MNLKLIVAMVADEKTDVVIDAAREAGATGATTISSVRGEGMTPEKGFMGLELTAQRDVILFLVAGTQARRILETINTAGNFEDEPGAGVAFQIDIEDAVGLNTQLPKIMEEIAGEV; from the coding sequence ATGAATTTAAAACTAATCGTGGCTATGGTAGCTGACGAAAAAACAGATGTGGTGATCGATGCCGCACGTGAAGCCGGTGCAACTGGTGCAACCACCATCAGCTCGGTTCGTGGTGAAGGTATGACACCGGAAAAAGGGTTTATGGGCCTTGAACTCACAGCACAGCGTGATGTGATCTTGTTCTTGGTTGCAGGTACGCAAGCACGTCGTATTTTGGAAACCATCAATACAGCGGGTAACTTTGAAGACGAACCCGGTGCAGGTGTGGCTTTCCAAATCGATATTGAAGATGCTGTAGGCCTAAACACACAATTACCAAAAATCATGGAAGAAATTGCAGGTGAAGTATGA
- a CDS encoding ABC transporter ATP-binding protein, whose protein sequence is MSKAVLELQKLCRTFKQGTDTLHILKESDLIINQGEIVALVGPSGAGKSTLLQTAGLLEKPDTGTIRIGGTDTSKLSDKELTRLRCNHLGFVYQYHHLLPEFSASENIVIPQMINGKSKAEANVRAQELLEAVSLSKRDEHRPAELSGGEQQRIAIARALANKPKLLLADEPTGNLDPVTSDHVFNLLLEEVRKEGLAALIATHNPTLAKRMDRVVKLEDGHLIEQ, encoded by the coding sequence ATGAGTAAAGCCGTTCTTGAACTGCAAAAGCTTTGTCGTACCTTTAAACAGGGGACGGACACACTTCATATTCTTAAAGAGTCTGATCTAATCATCAATCAAGGTGAGATCGTTGCCTTGGTCGGCCCAAGTGGGGCAGGCAAATCAACTTTGTTACAAACTGCTGGCCTGTTAGAAAAGCCTGATACGGGTACAATTCGTATTGGCGGGACTGATACCAGTAAGCTGAGTGATAAAGAACTCACACGTTTGCGCTGCAATCATCTTGGTTTTGTCTATCAATATCATCATCTTCTGCCTGAATTTTCAGCCAGTGAGAATATTGTCATCCCACAGATGATTAATGGCAAATCAAAAGCAGAGGCCAATGTGCGCGCACAAGAGCTGCTTGAGGCTGTCTCGCTTTCCAAACGGGATGAACACCGCCCGGCTGAGCTTTCCGGTGGTGAGCAGCAACGCATCGCCATTGCACGAGCCCTTGCAAATAAGCCTAAGCTCTTGCTTGCAGATGAGCCCACAGGCAACCTTGATCCGGTCACTTCCGATCATGTGTTTAACCTTCTTTTAGAAGAAGTGCGCAAAGAAGGATTAGCAGCCCTTATTGCCACCCATAACCCCACATTAGCTAAACGAATGGATCGGGTTGTAAAATTAGAAGATGGTCATCTAATTGAACAATAA